The Klebsiella sp. RHBSTW-00484 genome includes a window with the following:
- the uspG gene encoding universal stress protein UspG, whose amino-acid sequence MYKTIIMPVDVFEMELSDKAVRHAEFLAQQDGVIHLLHVLPGSSSFTMSRFTADLRRFEEHLQHEAETRLQTMAGHFSIDPSRIKTHVRFGTVRDMVNELANEIKADVVVIGSRNPSISTHLLGSNASSVIRHAHIPVMVVR is encoded by the coding sequence ATGTACAAGACGATCATTATGCCTGTTGATGTTTTTGAGATGGAGCTGAGCGATAAAGCCGTCCGCCATGCGGAGTTTTTAGCCCAGCAGGACGGGGTTATCCATCTCCTTCACGTACTTCCCGGTTCATCAAGCTTCACAATGAGTCGCTTCACAGCAGACCTGCGTCGCTTTGAAGAACATTTACAGCATGAAGCAGAAACCCGTCTACAAACGATGGCCGGGCATTTCAGCATTGACCCGTCGCGAATCAAGACGCATGTCCGTTTCGGCACCGTGCGTGATATGGTCAATGAACTGGCAAATGAAATTAAAGCCGATGTGGTGGTCATTGGTTCACGCAACCCTTCAATCAGCACGCATCTGCTGGGTTCCAATGCCTCAAGTGTGATTCGCCACGCCCATATCCCGGTAATGGTTGTTCGGTAA
- the cspE gene encoding transcription antiterminator/RNA stability regulator CspE: MSKIKGNVKWFNESKGFGFITPEDGSKDVFVHFSAIQSNGFKTLAEGQRVEFEITNGAKGPSAANVMPI, from the coding sequence ATGTCTAAGATTAAAGGTAACGTTAAGTGGTTTAATGAGTCCAAAGGATTCGGTTTCATTACTCCGGAAGATGGCAGCAAAGATGTATTCGTACATTTCTCTGCAATCCAGTCCAACGGTTTCAAAACTCTGGCTGAAGGTCAGCGTGTAGAGTTCGAAATCACTAACGGTGCCAAAGGCCCTTCTGCTGCAAACGTAATGCCTATCTAA
- the tatE gene encoding twin-arginine translocase subunit TatE, producing the protein MGEISITKLLVVAALIILVFGTKKLRTLGGDLGSAIKGFKKAMNDDDDSAKKTSAEEEIPAQKLSHKE; encoded by the coding sequence ATGGGTGAGATTAGTATTACCAAACTGCTGGTAGTCGCAGCGCTGATTATTTTAGTGTTTGGTACCAAAAAATTACGCACGCTGGGTGGAGACCTGGGCTCGGCCATCAAAGGCTTTAAAAAGGCCATGAACGATGACGATGATAGTGCGAAGAAAACCAGTGCAGAGGAAGAGATCCCGGCACAGAAACTCTCTCATAAAGAGTAA
- the dcuC gene encoding anaerobic C4-dicarboxylate transporter DcuC, translated as MLTLVEILIGIVVIVGVARYIIKGYSATGVLFVGGLVLLIASAVMGHKILPGDAKSTGYSATDIIEYVKILLMSRGGDLGMMIMMLCGFATYMTHIGANDMVVKLASKPLRYINSPYLLMIAAYFVACLMSLAVSSATGLGVLLMATLFPVMVNVGISRGAAAAICASPAAIILSPTSGDVVLAAKAAEMPLIDFAFKTTLPISIVAIISMAIAHFFWQRYLDKKENASHEMLDVNEITTTAPAFYAILPFTPIIGVLIFDGKWGPELHIITILVLCMLLAAVLEFFRGFNTKNVFNGLEAAYRGMADAFAGVVMLLVAAGVFAQGLSTIGFINGLISIATSFGSASIILMLVLVILTMLAAMTTGSGNAPFYAFVEMIPKLAHSSGINPAYLSIPMLQASNLGRTISPVSGVVVAVAGMAKISPFEVVKRTSVPVLVGLLVVIVATEILVPGSAIH; from the coding sequence ATGCTTACGCTAGTAGAGATCCTCATCGGGATTGTGGTCATTGTGGGCGTCGCCCGCTATATCATTAAAGGCTATTCTGCCACCGGCGTGTTGTTCGTCGGTGGTTTGGTATTACTCATCGCCAGTGCGGTTATGGGGCATAAGATTCTACCTGGTGATGCAAAGAGCACCGGTTACTCCGCCACAGATATTATCGAATACGTCAAGATTCTGCTCATGAGCCGCGGCGGCGACCTCGGCATGATGATAATGATGCTCTGTGGTTTCGCGACCTACATGACGCATATTGGCGCCAACGACATGGTAGTGAAACTGGCCTCAAAGCCGCTGCGCTATATTAACTCTCCATACCTGTTAATGATCGCCGCCTATTTCGTGGCCTGCCTGATGTCGCTGGCAGTCTCTTCAGCGACCGGTCTCGGCGTGCTGTTGATGGCAACCCTGTTCCCGGTGATGGTCAACGTCGGCATTAGCCGCGGCGCAGCGGCCGCTATTTGTGCCTCTCCGGCAGCGATTATTCTCTCCCCCACTTCTGGCGACGTGGTGCTGGCCGCCAAAGCCGCCGAAATGCCGTTGATAGACTTTGCCTTTAAAACCACCCTGCCTATTTCCATTGTGGCCATCATCAGCATGGCTATCGCCCACTTTTTCTGGCAGCGCTATCTCGATAAAAAAGAAAATGCCTCGCACGAAATGCTGGATGTGAACGAGATAACCACCACAGCCCCTGCTTTTTACGCCATCCTGCCGTTTACACCGATCATTGGCGTACTGATTTTCGACGGTAAATGGGGTCCGGAGCTACACATCATCACGATCCTCGTTCTCTGCATGCTGTTGGCCGCAGTACTAGAATTCTTTCGCGGCTTTAATACCAAAAACGTGTTTAATGGTCTGGAAGCCGCTTACCGAGGTATGGCGGATGCTTTTGCTGGCGTAGTCATGCTGCTGGTTGCCGCAGGCGTCTTTGCCCAAGGGCTGAGCACCATTGGTTTTATCAATGGCCTGATTTCTATCGCCACCTCATTTGGTTCAGCCAGCATTATCCTGATGCTGGTATTGGTTATTCTGACGATGCTAGCGGCGATGACCACCGGTTCCGGCAACGCACCATTCTATGCCTTCGTTGAGATGATCCCGAAGCTGGCACACTCTTCCGGTATCAATCCCGCTTATCTTTCCATCCCGATGCTGCAGGCGTCTAACCTTGGACGAACTATTTCCCCCGTCTCCGGCGTGGTGGTCGCGGTTGCCGGGATGGCAAAAATATCACCTTTTGAAGTGGTTAAACGCACCTCAGTACCCGTTCTGGTTGGGCTGTTGGTCGTTATAGTCGCTACCGAAATTTTGGTCCCGGGCAGTGCTATTCACTAG
- the lipB gene encoding lipoyl(octanoyl) transferase LipB, which produces MQHNKILIRQLGLQPYEPVSQAMHEFTDTRDDSTLDEIWLVEHHPVFTQGQAGKAEHVLVPGDIPVIQSDRGGQVTYHGPGQQVMYVLLNLKRRKLGVRELVTLLEQTVVNTLAESGIESHPRADAPGVYVGEQKICSLGLRIRKGCSFHGLALNIAMDLSPFLRINPCGYAGMEMTQMRQWQPNARPETVAPQLAANLLALLNNPPYEYISVR; this is translated from the coding sequence TTGCAGCACAATAAAATTCTCATCCGCCAACTCGGCCTGCAACCTTACGAACCTGTCTCGCAGGCAATGCATGAGTTCACCGACACTCGCGACGACTCCACCCTGGATGAAATCTGGTTGGTCGAGCATCATCCTGTGTTCACTCAGGGTCAGGCCGGAAAAGCCGAACATGTTCTCGTTCCTGGCGATATCCCAGTGATTCAGAGTGACCGTGGCGGGCAGGTTACCTATCATGGTCCCGGGCAGCAGGTGATGTACGTCCTGCTGAATCTTAAACGCCGTAAGCTGGGCGTACGTGAGCTGGTCACCCTTTTAGAGCAAACCGTCGTGAACACGCTAGCAGAATCTGGCATTGAGTCGCACCCCCGCGCCGATGCTCCCGGCGTCTATGTCGGCGAGCAAAAAATCTGCTCTCTGGGCCTGCGTATCCGTAAAGGTTGCTCATTCCACGGTCTGGCGCTGAATATCGCCATGGATCTGTCACCATTCCTGCGAATTAACCCGTGTGGTTATGCTGGTATGGAAATGACCCAAATGCGTCAGTGGCAGCCGAATGCTCGTCCAGAAACCGTTGCTCCGCAATTGGCCGCGAATCTGTTGGCGCTGCTAAATAATCCACCGTACGAATACATTTCAGTCCGGTAA
- the rnk gene encoding nucleoside diphosphate kinase regulator, with protein MTRPAIIINELDAERIDRLLEQPAFANSPVADALNDELDRAQMLAPEAMPHDVVSMNSQVRFRDLTTGEERVRTLVFPSQVTDSATQLSVMAPVGAALLGLKVGGTIHWELPGGTSTHLEVLELLYQPEAAGDYHR; from the coding sequence ATGACCAGACCCGCAATCATCATTAATGAACTCGATGCAGAACGCATCGACCGACTGCTGGAACAACCGGCTTTCGCCAACTCTCCGGTGGCGGATGCATTGAACGACGAACTGGACCGGGCACAGATGCTCGCCCCGGAAGCCATGCCGCATGATGTCGTCAGCATGAATAGCCAGGTCAGATTTCGCGATTTAACAACGGGTGAAGAACGCGTACGCACGCTGGTTTTCCCCTCTCAGGTCACGGATAGCGCTACGCAGCTATCGGTCATGGCCCCGGTCGGCGCAGCCCTACTGGGCCTGAAGGTTGGTGGTACCATTCACTGGGAATTACCCGGCGGCACCTCAACGCATCTTGAAGTACTGGAACTGCTGTATCAACCGGAAGCCGCAGGCGATTATCACCGTTAA
- the rlpA gene encoding endolytic peptidoglycan transglycosylase RlpA: protein MRKQWLGICIAAGLLAACQSDDVQQKTVSTPQPAVCNGPTVEISGADPQYETPNATANQDYERDGKSYKIVQDPSNFTQAGFAAIYDAEPNSNLTASGEAFDPTQLTAAHPTLPIPSYARITNLANGRMIVVRINDRGPYGNDRVISLSRASADRLNTSNNTKVRIDPIVVTPDGSLSGPGMACTTVAKQTYALPARPNLDGDNGAAIGQPAQTDVHAISNSTLKPEDSTGAPVNSGGFLGAPTPLNSGVLESSEPVVQTAPVTAPGSVQGGVAPAVAATAAVTPAAATTSGDFVVQVGAVSDQARAQQYQQRLSQQFSVPGRVMQNGAVWRIQLGPFSSKGQASTVQQRLQSEAQLQSFITRAN from the coding sequence ATGCGTAAGCAATGGCTGGGGATCTGCATAGCAGCAGGGCTGCTGGCGGCATGTCAGAGTGATGACGTTCAACAGAAAACGGTCAGCACTCCACAGCCGGCCGTTTGTAATGGACCAACTGTGGAAATCAGCGGTGCCGATCCACAGTACGAAACGCCTAACGCAACGGCGAATCAAGACTACGAACGCGATGGCAAAAGTTATAAAATCGTCCAGGATCCCTCTAACTTCACCCAGGCTGGTTTTGCCGCTATTTACGATGCAGAGCCGAACAGCAACCTGACCGCCTCAGGGGAAGCCTTCGACCCGACGCAGCTCACCGCCGCGCATCCGACGTTACCGATCCCAAGCTACGCGCGGATAACAAACCTCGCGAACGGGCGAATGATCGTGGTACGCATTAACGATCGCGGACCTTACGGCAACGATCGCGTCATCTCGCTTTCACGTGCCTCAGCCGATCGTCTGAATACCTCGAACAATACCAAAGTGCGTATCGATCCGATCGTTGTCACCCCAGATGGATCACTTTCCGGCCCCGGCATGGCCTGTACGACCGTTGCTAAACAGACCTACGCTCTGCCTGCACGTCCGAATCTCGATGGTGATAACGGCGCGGCCATCGGTCAACCCGCACAAACTGATGTTCATGCCATCAGCAACTCAACTTTAAAGCCAGAAGATAGCACCGGTGCGCCGGTAAACAGCGGCGGGTTCCTTGGCGCGCCAACGCCGCTGAACAGTGGGGTGCTGGAAAGCAGTGAGCCAGTTGTACAAACCGCGCCGGTTACTGCTCCAGGTTCGGTCCAGGGCGGCGTAGCGCCTGCCGTAGCAGCGACTGCTGCGGTAACACCAGCGGCTGCCACCACCAGCGGTGACTTCGTCGTACAGGTGGGTGCCGTCAGCGATCAGGCCCGTGCGCAGCAGTATCAGCAGCGCCTGAGCCAGCAATTCTCCGTACCCGGCCGCGTGATGCAAAACGGCGCGGTATGGCGTATTCAATTGGGCCCATTCAGCAGCAAAGGGCAAGCCAGCACGGTTCAACAACGCTTGCAAAGCGAAGCTCAGCTGCAATCATTTATTACTCGCGCCAACTAA
- a CDS encoding deaminated glutathione amidase: MLVAAGQFAVTPDWMTNAQTCVVLMRQAVGRGASLLVLPEALLARDDNDADLSVKSAQLLDGGFLQLLLAESKNSVLTTVLTLHVPSGEGRATNTLVALRQGKIIAQYQKLHLYDAFNIQESRLVDAGQQIPPLIEVDGMRVGLMTCYDLRFPELALSLALSGAQLLILPTAWVKGPLKEHHWSALLAARALDTTCYIIAAGECGTRNIGQSRIVDPLGTTIAGAGEQPQLIFAEVSADYLQLVRERLPVLQNRRFAPPQLL; the protein is encoded by the coding sequence ATGCTTGTTGCTGCCGGACAATTTGCCGTAACGCCGGACTGGATGACCAATGCGCAGACTTGCGTCGTGCTGATGCGTCAGGCTGTCGGGAGGGGGGCTTCGTTATTGGTATTACCAGAAGCGCTACTTGCTCGAGATGACAACGATGCGGATTTATCGGTTAAATCAGCCCAACTCCTGGATGGTGGCTTTTTACAGTTACTGCTGGCGGAAAGTAAAAACAGCGTGTTGACGACGGTGCTGACTTTGCACGTGCCTTCAGGCGAGGGGCGGGCAACTAACACGCTGGTGGCTTTACGTCAGGGTAAGATTATTGCGCAATATCAGAAGCTACACCTGTATGATGCTTTCAATATTCAGGAATCCCGGTTGGTCGATGCCGGACAGCAAATTCCGCCTCTTATTGAGGTTGATGGGATGCGCGTCGGGCTGATGACCTGCTACGATTTGCGTTTTCCTGAACTGGCGCTGTCGCTAGCGCTCAGCGGGGCGCAACTCTTAATATTACCCACTGCGTGGGTGAAAGGGCCGCTGAAGGAACATCATTGGTCGGCGTTGCTGGCGGCGCGGGCGCTGGATACTACCTGTTATATTATCGCGGCAGGTGAGTGCGGAACCCGCAATATTGGACAGAGTCGTATTGTTGATCCTCTTGGAACGACGATCGCTGGGGCGGGAGAACAGCCGCAGTTGATTTTTGCTGAGGTTTCAGCTGATTATCTTCAGCTGGTTCGGGAACGCTTGCCGGTGTTGCAGAATCGTCGCTTTGCGCCACCGCAATTATTATGA
- the dacA gene encoding D-alanyl-D-alanine carboxypeptidase DacA has protein sequence MKTSFTARLLVTALSVAALSSAARADDLNIKTMIPGAPQIDAESWVLIDYNSGKVLAENNADSRRDPASLTKMMTSYVIGQAMKAGKFKESDLVTVGNDAWATGNPVFKGSSLMFLKPGMQVPVSQLIRGINLQSGNDACVAMADYVAGSQDAFVGLMNNYVNALGLKNTHFQTVHGLDADGQFSSARDMALIGQALIRDVPNEYTIYKEKEFTFNGIRQLNRNGLLWDKSLSVDGIKTGHTDKAGYNLVASATEGQMRLISAVMGGRTYKGRESESKKLLTWGFRFFETVNPIKAGKEFASEPAWFGDNDRASLGVDKDVYLTIPRGRMKDLKASYVLNNAELHAPLQKNQVVGTINFQLDGKTIDQRPLVVLQEIPEGNFFGKIIDYIKLMFHHWFG, from the coding sequence ATGAAGACCTCTTTCACCGCTCGTTTACTTGTTACGGCGCTCTCCGTGGCAGCGCTATCCTCAGCTGCCCGCGCCGATGACCTGAATATCAAAACTATGATCCCTGGCGCCCCGCAGATTGATGCCGAATCCTGGGTTCTTATCGATTACAACTCAGGCAAGGTATTGGCTGAAAATAACGCCGATTCCCGCCGCGACCCGGCGAGTCTGACCAAGATGATGACCAGCTATGTTATTGGTCAGGCGATGAAAGCGGGCAAGTTTAAAGAATCCGATCTGGTCACCGTTGGTAACGATGCGTGGGCGACCGGTAACCCAGTCTTTAAAGGCTCCTCACTGATGTTCCTTAAGCCTGGTATGCAGGTACCGGTTTCCCAGCTGATCCGCGGTATTAACCTGCAATCAGGTAATGATGCCTGTGTAGCTATGGCCGACTATGTCGCTGGTAGCCAGGATGCCTTCGTCGGCCTGATGAACAACTACGTTAACGCTCTGGGTCTGAAGAACACCCATTTCCAGACCGTTCATGGCCTGGATGCCGATGGTCAGTTCAGCTCGGCGCGTGATATGGCGCTGATTGGCCAGGCGCTGATCCGCGATGTGCCGAACGAATACACCATCTACAAAGAAAAAGAGTTCACCTTTAACGGGATTCGCCAGCTCAACCGTAACGGCCTGCTATGGGATAAAAGTCTGAGCGTCGACGGCATTAAAACGGGCCACACGGACAAAGCGGGCTATAATCTCGTGGCTTCGGCAACCGAAGGCCAGATGCGCCTGATCTCCGCCGTGATGGGTGGACGTACCTATAAAGGCCGTGAGTCCGAGAGCAAAAAACTGCTGACCTGGGGCTTCCGCTTCTTTGAAACCGTTAACCCGATTAAAGCCGGGAAAGAGTTCGCCTCTGAACCCGCCTGGTTTGGTGATAACGATCGCGCCTCCCTCGGTGTGGACAAAGACGTTTATCTGACTATCCCTCGTGGTCGTATGAAAGACCTGAAAGCCAGCTATGTCCTGAACAATGCCGAACTGCACGCGCCGCTGCAGAAAAACCAGGTTGTTGGCACCATTAATTTCCAGTTGGACGGTAAAACTATCGATCAGCGCCCGCTGGTCGTACTGCAGGAAATTCCGGAAGGCAATTTCTTCGGCAAAATCATTGATTACATTAAGTTAATGTTCCATCACTGGTTTGGTTAA
- the rna gene encoding ribonuclease I, translated as MFRKDFVAIALLLISTQASADPLIATQYGDFDRYVLALSWQTGFCQSMHDKNRSEPDECRLQQEIANKADFLTVHGLWPSLPKSIAARGVDERRWMRYGCATRPLPNMPEAKAGRKCQAAETGLSLEMANKLNGVMPGSGGNSCLERYEYAKHGICFGFDPDNYFGAMVRLNGEVKQSALGVFLAQHYGQTVSREGFDAVVAQAFGKQNVKAFKLTCSGNPAYLTEMQISIKAAAINAPLSTDSFLPQPHPGNCGKQFVLDKVGS; from the coding sequence ATGTTCAGGAAGGATTTCGTCGCCATTGCTCTGTTGCTTATTTCTACTCAGGCCAGTGCAGACCCGCTAATAGCAACGCAATACGGCGATTTCGACCGCTACGTGCTGGCCCTCTCCTGGCAAACGGGATTCTGTCAAAGTATGCATGACAAAAACCGTAGCGAGCCGGATGAGTGTCGTTTACAGCAAGAAATCGCAAATAAAGCCGATTTCCTGACCGTACACGGGTTATGGCCCAGCTTGCCAAAATCCATCGCCGCACGCGGCGTAGACGAACGTCGCTGGATGCGTTATGGCTGCGCGACACGTCCACTCCCTAACATGCCAGAAGCCAAAGCCGGAAGAAAATGCCAGGCAGCGGAAACCGGTCTGTCGCTAGAGATGGCGAATAAGCTCAACGGCGTGATGCCAGGTTCCGGTGGCAATTCGTGCCTTGAGCGCTATGAATATGCCAAACACGGCATTTGCTTCGGTTTTGATCCTGATAACTACTTCGGCGCTATGGTTCGTCTGAACGGTGAAGTCAAACAGAGTGCTCTGGGGGTATTCCTTGCACAACACTATGGGCAGACCGTGAGCCGTGAGGGTTTCGATGCCGTAGTCGCGCAAGCCTTTGGAAAACAGAACGTTAAAGCGTTTAAATTAACCTGTAGCGGCAACCCTGCCTATCTGACCGAGATGCAAATCTCGATCAAAGCCGCAGCCATAAATGCCCCACTTTCCACAGATTCATTTTTGCCTCAGCCCCATCCGGGTAATTGCGGTAAGCAATTTGTATTAGATAAAGTGGGTAGCTAA
- the ybeD gene encoding DUF493 family protein YbeD has product MKTKLNELLEFPTPFTYKVMGQALPELVDQVVEVVQRHAPGDYSPTVKPSSKGNYHSVSITITATHIEQVETLYEELGNIEIVRMVL; this is encoded by the coding sequence ATGAAAACCAAACTTAACGAACTGCTTGAATTCCCTACTCCTTTTACTTACAAAGTAATGGGACAGGCGTTGCCGGAGCTGGTTGACCAGGTGGTTGAAGTGGTACAGCGCCATGCACCAGGTGATTACTCTCCGACGGTAAAGCCCAGCAGCAAAGGCAACTACCACTCGGTCTCCATCACGATTACCGCCACACATATCGAGCAGGTAGAAACCCTGTACGAAGAGTTGGGCAATATTGAAATCGTGCGAATGGTGCTGTAA
- a CDS encoding YbeF family transcriptional regulator, with the protein MEENNAPAESTDPQDDRHGRQMFRILRNIDLNLLTIFEAVYVHKGIVNAAKVLNITPSAISQSINKLRALFPDPLFIRKGQGVTPTAYATHLHQHISQGMEAFLNALDLTGDTHQERVITIATSPAIGALIMPVITKKLRAAFPQVLLHNIAINDAVSQLNQRQVDLLIDSFAHAGLSITHHVLFQDSVHIYCRAGHPALKMPATPENLRQYEFALLQPEHHRYATILRRLHEHLGERRCGFSSYNLLTQAALVSESEMLGLITSGMFSLVERIWPLKMLDFPPLQAEKIDVSLHYNKLSAQEPLLKEIVETIRQAF; encoded by the coding sequence GTGGAAGAAAATAACGCTCCAGCAGAATCAACTGACCCGCAAGACGATCGCCACGGTCGGCAGATGTTCCGCATTTTGCGTAACATAGACCTGAATTTATTGACTATTTTTGAAGCCGTATATGTGCATAAAGGCATCGTTAATGCAGCAAAAGTGCTCAATATCACCCCCTCAGCAATCAGTCAGTCAATCAATAAACTGCGCGCACTCTTCCCCGATCCGCTGTTTATTCGCAAAGGCCAGGGCGTAACGCCTACCGCCTATGCGACGCATCTTCATCAGCATATTAGTCAGGGAATGGAGGCTTTTCTCAACGCGCTGGATTTAACCGGTGATACGCACCAGGAGAGAGTGATAACCATCGCGACCTCTCCGGCTATCGGAGCGTTGATAATGCCGGTAATTACCAAAAAACTGAGAGCCGCCTTTCCTCAGGTATTGCTGCATAATATCGCCATCAACGACGCCGTCAGCCAGCTGAATCAGCGTCAGGTCGATCTGTTGATCGACAGCTTCGCGCACGCCGGGCTGTCGATTACGCATCATGTGTTATTTCAGGATAGTGTGCACATATACTGCCGGGCAGGCCATCCAGCGTTAAAAATGCCGGCAACTCCAGAAAACCTTCGCCAATATGAATTCGCGCTGCTGCAACCTGAGCATCATCGCTATGCGACAATTCTGCGTCGCCTGCATGAACACCTGGGCGAGCGTCGCTGCGGCTTCAGTAGCTACAATTTGTTAACTCAGGCCGCACTGGTCAGCGAAAGCGAGATGCTGGGGCTGATTACTTCCGGGATGTTCTCCCTGGTAGAGCGCATATGGCCGTTAAAAATGCTTGATTTCCCACCTTTACAGGCGGAAAAAATTGATGTTTCGCTACATTACAATAAGCTCAGCGCGCAAGAGCCCTTATTGAAAGAGATTGTAGAGACCATTCGCCAGGCCTTTTAG
- the crcB gene encoding fluoride efflux transporter CrcB — protein sequence MLQLLLAVFLGGGTGSVLRWWLGMKLNPMHHALPIGTLTANLLGAFIIGAGLAWFNRLTGIDPMWKLLITTGFCGGLTTFSTFSAEVVFLLQQGRFSWALLNIVVNLLGSFAMTAAAFWLFSQTASR from the coding sequence GTGTTGCAACTCCTTTTGGCTGTATTTCTTGGCGGCGGCACAGGCAGCGTTTTACGCTGGTGGCTGGGTATGAAGCTTAATCCCATGCACCACGCTCTCCCCATTGGTACTCTTACTGCTAACCTGCTAGGGGCATTTATTATCGGAGCCGGTCTGGCCTGGTTTAATCGACTGACGGGTATCGATCCGATGTGGAAACTGCTTATCACCACCGGCTTTTGCGGCGGACTGACAACCTTCTCCACATTTTCCGCCGAAGTGGTGTTTCTTCTGCAGCAGGGGCGCTTTAGCTGGGCATTACTGAATATCGTCGTCAACTTATTAGGCTCGTTTGCCATGACGGCAGCGGCATTCTGGCTATTTTCTCAGACAGCAAGCCGCTAA
- the lipA gene encoding lipoyl synthase, with translation MSKPIVMERGVKYRDADKMALIPVKNVATEREALLRKPEWMKIKLPADSSRIQGIKAAMRKNGLHSVCEEASCPNLAECFNHGTATFMILGAICTRRCPFCDVAHGRPVTPDANEPQKLAQTIADMALRYVVVTSVDRDDLRDGGAQHFADCISAIREKNPTIKIETLVPDFRGRMDRALEILQSTPPDVFNHNLENVPRLYRQVRPGADYNWSLKLLERFKEAHPEIPTKSGLMVGLGETNAEIVEVMRDLRRHGVTMLTLGQYLQPSRHHLPVQRYVSPDEFEEMKGEAMAMGFTHAACGPFVRSSYHADLQAKGMEVK, from the coding sequence ATGAGTAAACCCATTGTGATGGAACGTGGTGTTAAATACCGCGACGCCGATAAAATGGCCCTTATCCCGGTGAAAAACGTGGCAACTGAGCGTGAAGCTCTGCTCAGAAAACCGGAATGGATGAAAATCAAACTTCCGGCTGACTCTTCCCGTATCCAGGGGATCAAGGCAGCGATGCGTAAGAACGGCCTGCACTCCGTGTGCGAAGAAGCCTCTTGCCCGAACCTCGCGGAATGTTTTAACCACGGAACGGCGACTTTTATGATTCTGGGTGCCATCTGTACCCGTCGTTGTCCGTTCTGCGACGTGGCGCACGGGCGCCCGGTCACTCCAGACGCCAACGAACCGCAAAAGCTGGCGCAAACTATTGCCGATATGGCCCTGCGTTACGTTGTGGTGACCTCCGTTGACCGTGACGATCTGCGCGATGGCGGCGCTCAGCATTTTGCCGACTGCATCAGCGCTATTCGCGAGAAAAATCCGACCATCAAAATTGAAACCCTGGTTCCGGACTTCCGCGGTCGTATGGATCGTGCTTTGGAAATCCTCCAGTCGACACCGCCGGATGTGTTTAACCATAACCTGGAAAACGTGCCGCGCCTGTATCGCCAGGTTCGTCCGGGAGCCGATTACAACTGGTCTCTGAAGTTGCTGGAGCGTTTTAAAGAAGCACATCCGGAGATCCCGACTAAATCGGGTTTGATGGTTGGTTTAGGTGAAACGAACGCCGAAATCGTTGAAGTGATGCGCGATCTACGTCGTCACGGCGTCACAATGCTAACTTTAGGTCAATATTTGCAGCCAAGCCGTCATCACCTGCCGGTACAGCGTTATGTTAGCCCTGATGAGTTCGAAGAGATGAAAGGTGAAGCCATGGCAATGGGCTTTACCCACGCCGCCTGCGGGCCGTTTGTTCGCTCGTCCTATCATGCTGACCTGCAAGCCAAAGGTATGGAAGTGAAGTAA
- the pagP gene encoding lipid IV(A) palmitoyltransferase PagP codes for MLMLSRFTWFFLGCLGLLLSSATANASFSSTLRDGYNTLSDNVAQTWNEPEQYDLFIPAVTWHARFAYDKEKTDKYNERPWGAGFGISRWDDKGNWNGIYLMAFKDSYNKWEPIGGYGWEKTWRPLADDNFHLGLGYTLGVTARDNWNYIPIPVVLPLASIGYGPATFQMTYIPGTYNNGNVYFAWARIQF; via the coding sequence GTGTTAATGCTGAGTCGATTTACATGGTTTTTTCTTGGATGCCTGGGACTGCTGCTCTCATCCGCTACTGCTAACGCATCGTTTAGCTCAACGCTGCGCGATGGTTACAACACGCTAAGTGATAACGTTGCGCAGACCTGGAATGAACCTGAGCAGTACGATCTTTTCATACCGGCGGTGACCTGGCATGCTCGTTTCGCCTACGATAAAGAAAAAACGGATAAGTATAACGAACGTCCCTGGGGGGCGGGCTTTGGCATTTCGCGTTGGGATGATAAAGGGAACTGGAATGGTATTTACCTCATGGCCTTCAAAGACTCCTATAACAAATGGGAGCCCATTGGCGGCTACGGTTGGGAAAAAACCTGGCGTCCGTTGGCTGACGATAACTTCCATCTTGGTTTAGGCTATACCCTTGGCGTAACGGCGCGTGATAACTGGAACTATATCCCTATTCCAGTTGTGCTGCCTCTGGCCTCCATTGGTTACGGTCCTGCAACATTCCAAATGACCTATATTCCAGGTACCTATAACAACGGTAACGTTTACTTTGCGTGGGCGCGCATCCAGTTTTAA